One window of Gilliamella sp. B3022 genomic DNA carries:
- a CDS encoding YhcB family protein, which produces MDKQMMIYLVIGLVIGFVLGIILTNVFSAKGRKFAQVKRQLEETQEQLKIQKQTISKYFSHSAEILDNMANDFRRLYQHMAENSGKFTSENDMPVMALDSSNDTSIKKTFTLKKQPKDYSDDPSGLFKTDENKS; this is translated from the coding sequence ATGGATAAACAGATGATGATTTATCTTGTTATTGGCTTAGTAATTGGTTTTGTTTTAGGTATTATTTTGACGAATGTGTTTAGTGCAAAAGGGCGTAAATTTGCACAAGTAAAACGCCAACTTGAGGAAACTCAAGAGCAGTTAAAAATCCAAAAACAGACAATTAGTAAATATTTTTCACATAGCGCTGAAATTTTAGATAACATGGCTAATGATTTTCGTCGTCTTTATCAACATATGGCTGAAAATTCAGGAAAATTTACTTCAGAAAATGATATGCCAGTTATGGCTCTAGATTCGAGCAATGATACGAGTATAAAAAAAACATTCACTCTAAAAAAACAACCAAAAGATTATTCTGATGACCCTTCCGGTTTATTCAAAACTGACGAAAATAAATCCTAA
- a CDS encoding mannitol dehydrogenase family protein — protein MNKMLNLSKVPESIEHKPSYDRKKMISRIVHLGFGAFHRAHQALFTDRLLNKGVSDWGICEVNILGGEELIEDIRQQDHLYTVLEKGTTTTQAFIVGSVKESFLASTDGIDAILEKMADSVVEIVSLTITEKGYCMLPGGGDLDLENPLIKFDLANPSKPRSAPGVIVEALYRRMQRGLKSFTVLSCDNIPENGAVLKKAILGLAKARDVKLAEWIETNATFPCTMVDRIVPAATPETLTDIQNVLGGMFDPCGIACEPFIQWVIEDNFVTSRPNWDEVGAEFVNDVVPYEEMKLRMLNGSHSFLAYLGYLAGYEHINDCMNDANYKKITLALMMQQQAPTLHVPSHVNLSQYANQLIERFSNPSLKHKTWQIAMDGTQKLPQRMLDSVRWHLKNNSDFSLLALGVAGWMRYVSGMDDNKNDIDVRDPMQKELKSLVNSSQDGLERVNALLSLNAVFGEDLSNNSLFKEQITHHYLSLMQKGAKQTLCDLVS, from the coding sequence TCGCTTACTGAATAAGGGCGTAAGTGACTGGGGAATTTGTGAAGTTAATATTTTGGGTGGTGAGGAATTAATTGAAGATATTCGTCAGCAAGATCATTTGTACACCGTATTAGAAAAAGGAACTACGACAACCCAAGCGTTTATTGTTGGTAGTGTAAAAGAGTCGTTTTTGGCATCTACTGACGGCATTGATGCAATTTTAGAAAAAATGGCCGATAGTGTGGTAGAGATTGTGTCTTTAACCATAACTGAGAAAGGGTATTGCATGCTACCAGGTGGTGGTGATTTAGATTTAGAGAATCCATTAATTAAATTTGATTTAGCTAATCCATCCAAACCGAGATCTGCTCCAGGTGTTATTGTCGAAGCTCTTTATAGAAGAATGCAAAGAGGACTCAAATCATTTACGGTGTTATCCTGCGATAATATTCCAGAAAATGGGGCAGTATTAAAAAAAGCGATATTAGGTTTGGCAAAAGCACGAGATGTAAAATTAGCAGAGTGGATTGAGACGAATGCCACTTTTCCATGTACCATGGTTGACCGTATTGTACCTGCGGCAACACCGGAGACATTAACTGATATTCAAAATGTATTAGGTGGCATGTTTGATCCATGTGGTATTGCTTGTGAACCTTTCATTCAATGGGTTATTGAAGATAATTTTGTTACCAGTCGCCCTAATTGGGATGAAGTTGGTGCCGAATTTGTCAATGATGTGGTACCTTATGAAGAGATGAAATTACGTATGCTAAATGGCAGTCACTCTTTTTTGGCTTATTTAGGTTATCTAGCAGGGTACGAACATATTAATGATTGTATGAATGACGCCAATTATAAAAAAATAACACTTGCACTGATGATGCAACAACAAGCCCCCACACTTCATGTACCTTCACACGTCAATCTATCACAATATGCTAATCAACTTATTGAACGATTCAGTAACCCTTCCCTTAAACATAAAACTTGGCAGATTGCCATGGATGGTACGCAAAAATTACCACAACGAATGCTTGATTCTGTGCGTTGGCACCTTAAAAACAACTCCGATTTTTCATTGCTTGCTTTAGGTGTAGCGGGTTGGATGCGTTATGTAAGCGGTATGGATGATAATAAGAATGATATTGATGTACGCGATCCAATGCAAAAAGAATTAAAATCGCTTGTTAATTCAAGTCAAGATGGTTTAGAAAGGGTAAATGCTTTATTGAGTTTGAATGCGGTGTTTGGTGAAGATTTATCGAATAATTCATTATTTAAAGAACAAATAACGCATCATTATCTTTCTTTAATGCAAAAAGGTGCAAAACAAACTCTCTGTGATTTAGTGAGTTGA
- a CDS encoding DUF721 domain-containing protein: MRYNEPQMLTSILSQQTCLSQIKEKTFALNKLADVINELLPTLLRQQYRIANYRQGILVLEVSSASWLTRLRYEQSNLLSEIRKQILPSLSSIQYKINPDLSSQHSKMINDSSKSVTIARALSPQSATYLSALAESAPDKLKKQLIKLANHAK, encoded by the coding sequence ATGCGTTATAATGAGCCACAGATGTTAACCTCAATTTTGTCTCAACAAACTTGTTTATCCCAGATAAAAGAGAAAACATTTGCATTAAATAAATTGGCTGATGTGATTAACGAGTTATTACCAACATTGCTAAGGCAGCAATATAGAATTGCTAATTATCGTCAAGGTATTCTTGTCCTTGAAGTAAGCTCAGCCAGTTGGTTAACCAGATTAAGATACGAGCAAAGTAATTTGTTATCTGAAATTAGAAAACAGATATTACCATCCCTATCTTCAATTCAATATAAAATTAATCCAGACCTTTCCAGTCAACATTCAAAAATGATCAATGATTCATCAAAAAGTGTTACAATTGCGCGAGCTTTAAGTCCTCAAAGTGCTACTTATTTGTCTGCTTTGGCAGAAAGTGCTCCAGATAAACTGAAAAAACAATTGATTAAACTTGCTAACCATGCAAAATAA